The genomic window CATGATGATGAAGATCCTGGCGTCTGACAGGTTGTTGAAACAGTAGTAGAGACCGACTGTAAGGAAAGGGAGGGATACGGTCAGTCAAAACCCAACAAGAATACAGTAATCTGTGTGTTTCATTTGCATGAAAGATGAAATGATCGCACAGTGTAAACCTCTTGTTACTCTGTGTGTGGGCACTTGCCTGGGAACATGAAGACCAGCAGCTGGAGGTCAAAGTAGTATGAGGACCAGGTTGTGGGCTGGTGCTCAGAGACAGAGGCGATGATGGGAATGTTGTTCTTGGCATAGGAGGGATCCAGCAGGGAGTAGAAGCGACCAGTCCATGGAGAGATCTTACCTGAGGGGAATATACTTTTGGTCAGTCACGGTCCAGAGTGAAAGAACTTAAAATCAGTTTCTCACAAGACAAAAGCAAACATCTTAAAACACTTTGCCATTCACTATGATGCCGTTTGCCAATGTATCTACTGGTGCAACTTGTCAATGTTCTTACCGGTCAGCATGAGAACAGTGCCCACAGACAGCAGGATGAAGCCCACCAGGGAGATGACACTCTTGAACAGCACCTCAAATTGCTGGGCGTTGAGTTTGCTGCGCAGGTAGTCCACAAAGGCATGAATCTGGCACAAGCCAAACATACCGAAGGCTGCCATGTGCTCTGATGACTGCACCGGCTGGTGTACGAgggaagagagacaggaaggTGAGTGAAACCTCTCTTCCTAACACGACACTGATTTTTGTATTGCCGAGTAAGTCACGTCACATTAAATGGTATGTTTTCAGCTTACCTGGAAACCAACAAAAGAGATCTGCATTGAGAGGATAGTGCCCAGGCAGTAGACCGTGCAATAAGCCACATAGATGCGGTGGGAGAATCGGCCTGTGAGCATCAGAACCAGGACGTGGAGGGGGATGAGGTTGATCAGGAACACGTAGCCACCCCAGGAAGAAacctttacacacaaacaccttaTCAACATCTCTGTTAACTCCAAATTTATCTaataaaatgtgcttttttttagtTCTCCTCACCATGTAGAAGTAGGCCAGTGCGCACATGGATGACCAGTACACTGACCCTGTTTTGACAGCCTTGATCCAcatgtaataggtcaacagcATGCAGAAGATGGCGATACCTAAATGGGATATCACAGAGGgattttattcatctttttgtgatgttttatttAAGTGACAGTGTTGTGCACTTCAGGTGTATACCTTCATTATCATAGGAGCCAGCAACAGAACGAGAGATGTAaccaggcaccactgcgatcATGGCAGCAGCCAGGAGCCCGGCACCTGCATCCTACAGGGACAAAGGGCTCTTTAGTGGTAACAGAGTGTACATCATCATATCAATAAAAGCATATTGAACTAATTTTTTGTTTTAGGTCCAAGAAATCCTGATGAGGTAATTTCTTTATTaattttgggtttgagacactaAATACCTAACAGAAAGCCTGTGCTCCCATCTGGTGGCGTGTGGAGATTAAAAGATGTGGGCAAGAAGGGCTTGACAAGCGACCAGGGCTCCTGgtcttaaaagtcttaaataaaCATAGAGGAAATTCAAGTCTTACATTATCTTAAATTTACCATAAATTTGCTTGAGGCATTTAAAGGTGGTGCATTTAAGGCTAATGGGAAAACTGCCATGCACCCATGCCTGCAAAATGTCCAATAACCTGTGTTTGTTTAACTTGTTTGTACTAGACAATCGGAGATTCTCCTATTAATGAGTATTATAGGTTCGCTAGCTTCATTATTTATCATTGCAAACACAGCCTTGGATGAGTCATGACAAATATCTGTAGCCCTGAGACATCTTGTCAGACATAACAGCTGAAATATATTTGGAAATCCAAGATTCATTGTCGAGAACCTTGAAAATAAATCTTGTGTGATCTCCACAAGATATAATTTTAAATGGAAAACATTACAAATGCCGCACTTTTCCTAATCTAAATGCAGGCAATTTTATAAGTTACTCTCTTTTCTATCAAAGAAATTGTTTTGAAGGTTTTTGGAtcttacattacatttgttgaGGTTGTATAAAGCATTAAATTTGACTTTATAAATGGGACAAGAGCCCTGCGAAGGACACAACAGAGTTGCCTTAAGGGAACTGTACGATCTAGTGTTTTTTGGAGCTTAACCCATATTAATAACAAGTCATGATAtttctgctgcttttattttgaccattcttttttaaatctgacCTTTTAAACAAGTGTGGATTTTTATTAAGAGTTTATAACATAGTTTGTTGTGTATCTGTGTCTACCTTCAGCTCCTTGGTGAAGTGGTAGGTGACTATGGCGGTGAAGGAAGAGAACAGGGGAGCCAGGAAGACACAGACATTTCGGATGTCAATGGTGATGTGGAAAAAATGTAGGACGTGGTACAGGACGGCAGAAGTGATCATCAGTCCTGGTGAGAGAAGAAAGGGAGACGAGACAACTTTGCATTAAGGCCAATAAAGGCAGACTGTGTACATAATTCTCTCTTCTGACTTTTAAACATTTGATCTGCTCTACTTCTGAGATCAAACAACCAAGGATAAatccttcattcattcatctacTTGTGCTGCTCTCTAATATCTTTCTCTGATTTCTACCTGGATAAATGGTTCCCCCGATGATCCTCCCCAGAGGATACCATGCTCTGTCATCAAACCAGTTGTGAAACTTATAAAATCCTTCTTCTGCCAGGAAGCGGGTGGTACGGTAGTTAAAGTACCTAAAGGTGAGATGAAGGTGAGACGTTACTTGAAGGTGTGAGATCTATTAACAATCCTTGAAAATAACCGTGACAGAAGTGGCACTTACGGATCAAACTCATGGATGACACTTTCAAACCTCAAGACGGAAAAGAGTCTGGTGGAGAATgctgaagaggaggaaaagcacATGAATCAATGTGTGCAATATGACATTGACAATCAGGCACAGTCTGCTCTTCTCTACCATTGTAGTTCATTTTAGGGACTCTTGTACACTAGTTACCTCACTCCTATTGTAACTCTATTGATTTTAGATGCTCAGAAAAATGTGTGGCCTTCTCAAAAGCTCACTCACAGTTGCTCGATGATTTCAGCATCTTCACTTCTGACAGTAATCAATTGAAAGAGTGTCCTCATACACGTACTTGGGTATATGGATAGATGACAAGCTTTGCTATTGCCATTTTACGTAGCCTTGAGTCAGTGCACCATGCATCTCTACGTTTTATTAGAAATGCAAAGTCActtactcatcactgcattctttatgatttggtgggTTGGACTTCACTGACCACTTGCAGACAGCAGCacttaaatatttttatctataaagcaataCCGGGGCGAACGTCCAGCCAACCTCTGCACCTTTGTGTatgtcagctctggtagttaccAGCTGCGCTGCTCcaggtggttgctttttaatgttgcctgtgttttaacagatctgggaAAAACTAGTCTCCTACCCTGATCTAAGatgtaaaattagaaacacttatatccatCGATGAATTTAaaggcatcataaagaatgtggtgacagagacatgtgcttgtttttctatgtttgaaaagttgttgttttattgtggatttttgtattatatgttgcattttcatgtgttttgtgctgctacctttcaatctcaatgggaattcctggttaaataaaaggttaaataaataaatgaggcactgttttttgctttgctccttgaaaacacttttTATCGTGaatatttgagtattttgccagatatttaatactctattgTTCTAAAACTGGACCCAGTGAGTAACCCCGACCCAGGGATTCCGCTGGTTATTCTGATGTGAATGTCAAttgttgttactgtaatttgaagcattctctggcacaagaatttccttcgggataaataaagttctactgATTTAAGTTGAATTGTAACATCTGTATTTTTAGTTTTAGCAAAGCATACTGATGTGCATGGGAATTAGAGGACTCACAGAGGATAGCAGCCATAGACAGGATGAGCAGCTTCAGCAGCGTGTCCTGCTTCTCATAGGACAAACGGAGGAAGCCCAGCTTGGTCATTTTGGCG from Epinephelus lanceolatus isolate andai-2023 chromosome 11, ASM4190304v1, whole genome shotgun sequence includes these protein-coding regions:
- the stt3a gene encoding dolichyl-diphosphooligosaccharide--protein glycosyltransferase subunit STT3A, whose translation is MTKLGFLRLSYEKQDTLLKLLILSMAAILSFSTRLFSVLRFESVIHEFDPYFNYRTTRFLAEEGFYKFHNWFDDRAWYPLGRIIGGTIYPGLMITSAVLYHVLHFFHITIDIRNVCVFLAPLFSSFTAIVTYHFTKELKDAGAGLLAAAMIAVVPGYISRSVAGSYDNEGIAIFCMLLTYYMWIKAVKTGSVYWSSMCALAYFYMVSSWGGYVFLINLIPLHVLVLMLTGRFSHRIYVAYCTVYCLGTILSMQISFVGFQPVQSSEHMAAFGMFGLCQIHAFVDYLRSKLNAQQFEVLFKSVISLVGFILLSVGTVLMLTGKISPWTGRFYSLLDPSYAKNNIPIIASVSEHQPTTWSSYYFDLQLLVFMFPVGLYYCFNNLSDARIFIIMYGVTSMYFSAVMVRLMLVLAPVMCILSGIGVSQVLTTYMKNLDVSRPDKKSKKQQDSTYPIKNEVASGMILVMAFFLITYTFHSTWVTSEAYSSPSIVLSARGGDGSRIIFDDFREAYYWLRHNTPEDAKVMSWWDYGYQITAMANRTILVDNNTWNNTHISRVGQAMASTEERAYEIMRELDVSYVLVIFGGLTGYSSDDINKFLWMVRIGGSTDTGKHIKEHDYYTPTGEFRVDREGSPVLLNCLMYKMCYYRFGQVYTEAKRPPGYDRVRNAEIGNKDFELDVLEEAYTTEHWLVRIYKVKDLDNRGLSRT